A genomic region of Eucalyptus grandis isolate ANBG69807.140 chromosome 5, ASM1654582v1, whole genome shotgun sequence contains the following coding sequences:
- the LOC104445978 gene encoding probable sodium/metabolite cotransporter BASS5, chloroplastic — protein sequence MLLSCVSAAQLSNYATSLTDPSVAPLSIVMTSLSTATAVFVTPLLSLLLIGKRLPVHVKGMVSSILQIVVTPIAAGLLLNRFFPWISNAIRPLLPPLYVFVTALCVGAPLVMNIDSIISSFGLTILSLVIAFHLTAFVIGYFLPGFFFRKAPAVKALRRALSFETGMQSSLLALALGNRFFQHPLVAVPPAISVSENINCQQNFTFILFNKLMSLVS from the exons ATGCTGCTGTCTTGTGTCAGCGCGGCTCAGCTTTCTAATTATGCTACATCTTTGACTGACCCATCAGTGGCTCCTCTGAGTATTGTCATGACATCATTATCTACCGCTACGGCTGTTTTTGTGACCCCTTTATTGTCACTTCTTCTCATTGGCAAAAGATTGCCCGTCCATGTGAAAGGAATGGTTTCCAGCATTTTGCAGATTGTCGTCACACCCATCGCTGCAGGGCTGCTTCTGAATAG GTTCTTCCCTTGGATTTCTAATGCCATACGACCACTTTTGCCGCCACTCTATGTCTTTGTGACGGCTCTATGCGTTGGAGCACCTCTTGTGATGAACATCGATTCCAtcatttcttcatttggtttgaCGATCTTGTCACTCGTAATTGCATTTCATCTGACGGCATTCGTCATTGGATACTTCCTTCCCGGTTTCTTCTTCCGGAAGGCTCCTGCTGTAAAAGCATTGCGGAGAGCACTATCCTTTGAGACAG GAATGCAGAGCAGCCTTCTTGCGCTCGCTCTAGGAAATAGATTCTTTCAACATCCACTCGTGGCTGTGCCTCCAGCTATCTCTGTAAGTGAAAATATTAATTGTCAACAGAACTTTACCTTTatcctttttaataaattaatgtCACTCGTCTCATAG